One segment of Gilliamella sp. ESL0441 DNA contains the following:
- a CDS encoding MJ1255/VC2487 family glycosyltransferase → MKILFGVQGTGNGHISRCRTLAKSLKKVGADVDYIFSGRDPKDYFDMDVFGNYKTFRGVTFATLNGKINFRKTVQRIRAFRLIKDVRDLDLSTYDCIISDFEPVSAWAAYHQHRECIGISNQVVCQYLKPKEYGLIANVIMKYYAPVTTPIGLHWFHFGHKLLPPMIDSFQVAPTENGCIVVYLPFENMDEIVELLKLFPQHQFICFHPNIKQITQCNNVTLHPLCRNGFMDAVISCSGIITNTGFALISEALTLGKKILTKPVSGQFEQIYNAQCLQSLDMATVMENLSSIKLKYWLALPSPTPIIYPNVADEVANWIVDGRKESLLSLSQRLWSKTIFPENVKQRIKSLGYV, encoded by the coding sequence ATGAAAATTCTTTTTGGTGTACAAGGAACTGGAAATGGTCATATAAGCCGTTGTCGAACGTTAGCTAAATCACTAAAAAAAGTTGGTGCTGATGTCGATTATATTTTTAGTGGGCGTGATCCAAAAGATTATTTTGATATGGATGTTTTTGGTAATTATAAGACTTTTCGAGGGGTGACTTTTGCGACACTTAACGGAAAGATAAATTTTCGTAAAACAGTTCAACGTATCCGTGCTTTTCGATTAATTAAGGATGTGCGTGATTTAGACTTATCAACGTATGATTGTATTATTAGTGATTTTGAACCTGTTAGTGCTTGGGCCGCTTATCATCAGCATCGAGAATGTATAGGGATTAGTAATCAAGTCGTCTGTCAGTATCTTAAACCTAAAGAATATGGGTTGATTGCAAATGTGATCATGAAGTATTACGCTCCTGTAACTACACCAATTGGTTTACATTGGTTTCATTTCGGACATAAATTATTACCACCAATGATTGATTCATTTCAAGTAGCGCCGACAGAAAATGGTTGCATTGTTGTTTATTTGCCGTTTGAAAATATGGACGAAATCGTTGAGTTACTTAAGTTATTTCCTCAACACCAATTCATCTGTTTTCATCCGAACATAAAGCAAATAACACAATGCAATAATGTTACTTTGCATCCTTTGTGCCGTAATGGGTTTATGGATGCGGTAATTAGTTGTTCAGGAATTATTACTAACACTGGTTTTGCGTTGATATCTGAAGCCTTGACGTTGGGCAAAAAGATTTTAACTAAACCCGTTTCAGGGCAATTTGAACAAATTTATAATGCTCAATGTTTACAATCGCTTGATATGGCAACGGTAATGGAAAATTTAAGCAGTATTAAACTGAAATATTGGTTAGCTTTACCTTCACCGACACCAATAATTTACCCTAATGTTGCTGATGAAGTGGCTAATTGGATTGTTGATGGGCGTAAAGAATCACTTCTTTCATTAAGTCAACGATTATGGAGTAAAACGATATTTCCTGAAAATGTAAAACAGAGAATAAAATCATTAGGTTATGTGTAA
- a CDS encoding EamA family transporter gives MSPVSTLIIVLWLLNVSCDTVGQIAFKYAAITSKHKQGLDYWHKLFGNFWLWIGFGSYFVGFIFWLAFLSEVPLSQGILLGSFNMITVMLAGRVLFKEHLTLFRLLGIFFITTGVVLVGMTE, from the coding sequence ATGTCACCTGTGTCAACCTTAATTATTGTACTTTGGTTGCTTAATGTTAGTTGTGATACCGTTGGGCAAATAGCTTTTAAATATGCTGCAATTACTTCCAAACATAAACAAGGTTTGGATTATTGGCATAAACTTTTTGGTAATTTTTGGTTATGGATTGGTTTCGGTTCTTATTTTGTTGGTTTTATCTTTTGGTTAGCATTTTTGAGTGAAGTCCCTTTATCTCAAGGTATTTTGTTAGGTTCATTTAATATGATAACTGTTATGCTAGCAGGACGAGTTTTATTTAAAGAACATCTGACATTATTTCGATTATTAGGCATATTTTTTATTACTACAGGAGTAGTATTAGTAGGAATGACGGAATGA
- the rlmD gene encoding 23S rRNA (uracil(1939)-C(5))-methyltransferase RlmD, whose protein sequence is MAIFYTAPPKKQSTQKLTVTISALDAFGQGIANHKGKTIFVKSALPDETVDIQLTENKKNYAKAKVIKYHNQSAQRVKPLCQYYQKCGGCELQHISPHLQQHAKYHALINLLQKECGQSLTHITELPPQIIADQPYHYRRRARLSINLIKGELFFGFRQAESNQIINIDHCPVLQEDLDQLLMPLQILLRKIKSKKSLGHVELISVDSGIIMVLRHTTPMLAEDIELLKTFAEAEKISLYLYGQNLSHITGKTEHYYLINTLKLTFSPMDFIQVNNKINQKMVTQALDWLTLKPTDRVLDLFCGMGNFSLPMATICHSLIGIEGVNELVEKAKLNVILNSDIICAETVFLTSNLEDNQQFLAWNQSPFDKVLLDPARAGALNATSEIIKMAPSKIVYISCNPATLARDSKQFIQAGYKIAQIAILDMFPQTKHIESMLLLTKSGL, encoded by the coding sequence ATGGCTATTTTTTATACTGCTCCACCCAAAAAACAATCTACCCAAAAATTGACTGTCACTATCTCTGCATTAGATGCGTTTGGACAAGGGATAGCAAATCATAAAGGTAAAACCATTTTTGTAAAATCGGCATTACCTGACGAAACTGTTGATATTCAGTTGACAGAAAATAAAAAAAATTATGCTAAAGCGAAAGTTATTAAATATCACAATCAAAGTGCTCAACGAGTAAAACCATTATGTCAATATTATCAGAAATGTGGCGGCTGTGAATTACAACATATCTCACCACATTTACAACAACATGCAAAATACCATGCACTTATCAATTTATTACAAAAAGAATGTGGGCAATCGTTGACTCATATTACTGAATTACCACCTCAAATTATTGCCGATCAACCCTACCATTATCGTCGACGAGCTAGACTTTCGATTAATTTGATTAAAGGTGAATTATTCTTTGGTTTTCGTCAAGCTGAATCCAATCAAATTATTAATATTGATCACTGCCCAGTACTTCAAGAAGATTTAGATCAATTATTAATGCCACTACAAATACTGCTACGTAAAATTAAATCGAAAAAATCACTCGGTCATGTTGAATTAATCTCTGTTGATAGTGGCATTATCATGGTATTAAGGCATACCACACCAATGTTAGCCGAGGACATAGAACTTTTAAAAACTTTTGCCGAAGCTGAAAAAATTTCTCTTTATTTATATGGTCAAAATTTATCACATATTACAGGAAAAACTGAACATTATTATTTAATTAATACGTTAAAACTGACTTTTAGCCCGATGGATTTTATTCAGGTTAATAATAAAATTAATCAAAAAATGGTAACACAGGCACTCGACTGGCTAACATTAAAGCCAACAGACAGAGTGTTGGATCTATTTTGTGGTATGGGAAACTTTTCATTGCCAATGGCAACAATATGTCATTCGCTAATTGGTATTGAAGGCGTGAATGAACTAGTTGAAAAAGCAAAATTAAACGTTATATTAAATAGTGATATAATTTGCGCAGAAACTGTTTTTTTAACAAGCAATTTAGAGGATAACCAACAATTTTTAGCATGGAATCAATCACCGTTTGATAAAGTTTTATTAGATCCTGCTAGAGCTGGAGCACTTAATGCTACCTCAGAAATTATCAAAATGGCACCATCGAAAATTGTTTATATTTCGTGTAATCCAGCGACGTTAGCTAGAGATAGCAAACAATTTATTCAAGCTGGTTACAAAATCGCTCAAATTGCTATTTTAGATATGTTTCCGCAAACTAAGCACATTGAATCAATGTTGTTGTTAACAAAATCAGGATTGTAA
- the mutT gene encoding 8-oxo-dGTP diphosphatase MutT, with the protein MRKHIEIAIGIIRSQDCEIFITQRGEDSHLAGFWEFPGGKIEPGETPYQTLQREIAEEVDILIHNAQFLKVVKHSYNDRDITIHAYLVEEWDGVPFAKEGQPSRWVDQEDLNADEFPDANRPIIEMLKNRDKQI; encoded by the coding sequence ATGAGAAAACATATCGAAATTGCAATAGGAATTATACGTTCACAAGATTGTGAAATTTTTATCACTCAACGCGGAGAGGACTCTCACCTTGCCGGCTTTTGGGAATTTCCAGGCGGAAAAATAGAACCCGGTGAAACACCCTATCAAACTTTGCAGCGCGAAATAGCCGAAGAAGTCGACATTCTTATTCATAATGCTCAGTTTTTGAAAGTTGTAAAACATAGTTATAATGATCGTGATATTACCATTCATGCTTATTTAGTTGAAGAATGGGATGGCGTTCCTTTTGCCAAAGAAGGCCAACCTAGTCGTTGGGTAGATCAAGAGGATTTAAACGCTGACGAATTTCCTGATGCTAACAGACCAATTATAGAAATGTTGAAAAATCGAGATAAACAAATTTAA
- the secA gene encoding preprotein translocase subunit SecA gives MLLKLLTKVFGSRNERVLKTMRKRVEKINALEPTMEALTDDELKAKTTEFKEKLASGTQLDDILEEAFAVVREASKRVFGMRHFDVQLIGGMVLNERCIAEMRTGEGKTLTATLPAYLNALTGKGVHVVTVNDYLAQRDAENNRPLFEFLGLTVGINLPNMPPAMKREAYNADITYGTNNEYGFDYLRDNMVFSKESRVQRPLHYALVDEVDSILIDEARTPLIISGQAEDSSDKYISIDKIIPHLIQQEKEDSDQFQGDGDFSIDEKTRQVNLTERGLIKVEELLIKLGIMENEESLYAPSNIVLMHHVNAALRAHHLFHRDVDYIVKDNEIIIVDEHTGRTMDGRRWSDGLHQAVEAKEHVKIQNENQTLASITFQNYFRLYEKLAGMTGTADTEAFEFNQIYGLDTIVIPTNRPMQRIDKSDLVYMTEKEKIDAIVADVLDCLNRGQPVLVGTASIEKSELVSNAFKKVGIKHNVLNAKFHAQEAEIIANAGSKGAVTIATNMAGRGTDIMLGGNWQSDLAKLENPTPEDIEKAKQAWQERHEEVIALGGLYILGTERHESRRIDNQLRGRAGRQGDPGGSRFYLSLEDPLMRIFASDRVGNMMRKLGMKNGEAIEHPWINKAIANAQKKVESRNFDIRKQLLEYDDVANDQRKAIYRQRNELLDNSDIKETIDSIRGDVFNALIDRYIPPQSIEEMWDVPGLEAALKSDFDLELPIAKWLDEEQNLHEETLRERIIQQAQQRYEEKEQIAGSEAFRHFEKNVMLQTLDNLWKEHLAAMDYLRQGIHLRGYAQKDPKQEYKRESFNMFADMLEALKYEVIGILSRVIIRSQEEVEEAERQRLAEMEKLSAKQHASHESITNIDDDNDSENRSGQPIVRSETKVGRNDPCPCGSGKKYKHCHGAVQ, from the coding sequence ATGTTATTAAAATTATTAACCAAAGTATTTGGTAGCCGTAATGAACGTGTATTAAAAACTATGCGTAAGCGTGTAGAGAAAATTAATGCCCTTGAACCTACAATGGAAGCATTAACAGATGATGAACTTAAAGCAAAAACTACCGAATTTAAAGAAAAATTAGCGTCTGGTACTCAGTTAGATGATATTTTGGAAGAAGCTTTTGCTGTTGTTCGTGAAGCAAGTAAGCGTGTTTTTGGTATGCGTCATTTCGATGTTCAGTTGATTGGTGGTATGGTATTAAATGAACGTTGTATTGCTGAAATGCGTACTGGTGAAGGAAAAACTTTAACGGCAACATTACCAGCTTACCTCAATGCACTAACTGGCAAAGGGGTGCATGTTGTTACGGTCAATGATTATCTAGCACAACGTGATGCAGAAAATAATCGACCTTTATTTGAATTTTTAGGTTTAACGGTAGGCATAAATCTACCTAATATGCCGCCGGCAATGAAACGTGAAGCTTATAATGCTGATATCACTTATGGTACGAATAATGAATATGGCTTTGATTATCTCCGCGATAATATGGTGTTTAGCAAAGAATCACGAGTTCAGCGACCGCTACATTATGCGCTAGTCGATGAAGTTGACTCAATTTTAATTGATGAAGCCAGAACACCATTAATTATTTCTGGTCAAGCAGAAGATAGTTCTGATAAATATATCAGCATCGATAAAATCATTCCTCATCTCATTCAACAAGAAAAAGAAGACTCAGACCAATTCCAAGGCGATGGAGACTTCTCAATTGATGAAAAAACACGTCAAGTAAACTTAACGGAACGTGGATTAATCAAAGTAGAAGAACTATTGATAAAACTTGGCATTATGGAAAATGAAGAGTCATTGTATGCGCCGAGTAATATTGTATTAATGCATCACGTTAATGCAGCGCTACGTGCTCATCACCTATTCCATCGTGATGTGGACTATATCGTAAAAGATAACGAAATTATTATTGTTGATGAACACACTGGTCGAACAATGGATGGACGACGTTGGTCGGATGGCTTACATCAAGCGGTTGAAGCAAAAGAACATGTTAAAATTCAAAATGAAAACCAAACATTAGCTTCAATAACTTTCCAAAACTATTTCCGTCTATATGAAAAATTAGCGGGTATGACGGGTACAGCGGATACTGAAGCCTTCGAATTTAATCAAATTTATGGTTTAGATACCATCGTTATCCCAACTAATCGCCCAATGCAGCGTATCGATAAATCTGATTTAGTTTACATGACTGAAAAAGAGAAAATCGACGCAATAGTTGCCGATGTTCTGGATTGCTTAAACCGAGGACAACCTGTTCTTGTTGGTACCGCATCTATCGAAAAATCAGAATTAGTCTCGAATGCATTTAAAAAAGTAGGAATTAAACACAATGTATTAAATGCTAAATTCCATGCCCAAGAAGCTGAAATTATTGCAAATGCTGGTAGTAAAGGCGCAGTAACCATTGCAACGAATATGGCGGGTCGTGGTACGGACATCATGCTAGGGGGTAATTGGCAAAGCGATCTTGCGAAACTTGAAAATCCAACACCTGAAGATATTGAAAAAGCTAAACAAGCATGGCAAGAAAGACATGAAGAAGTCATTGCACTTGGCGGTCTTTACATTTTAGGTACTGAACGACATGAGTCTCGCCGAATTGATAATCAGTTACGTGGTCGTGCTGGTCGTCAAGGTGACCCTGGTGGCTCACGTTTTTACCTATCTCTTGAAGATCCATTAATGCGAATTTTTGCTTCAGACCGTGTAGGCAATATGATGCGTAAATTGGGTATGAAAAATGGAGAAGCAATCGAACATCCGTGGATAAATAAAGCCATTGCCAATGCGCAAAAGAAAGTTGAAAGTCGCAATTTTGATATTCGTAAACAATTACTTGAATATGATGACGTTGCCAATGATCAACGTAAAGCAATTTACCGTCAACGAAACGAATTATTAGATAACTCGGATATCAAAGAAACTATCGATTCAATTCGTGGCGATGTATTTAATGCGTTAATCGATCGTTATATACCACCTCAATCAATTGAAGAAATGTGGGATGTGCCTGGTCTAGAAGCGGCATTAAAAAGCGACTTTGATCTCGAATTGCCTATCGCAAAATGGTTGGATGAAGAACAAAATCTTCATGAAGAGACACTGCGTGAACGTATCATACAACAAGCGCAACAACGCTATGAAGAAAAAGAACAAATTGCAGGTTCTGAAGCATTCAGGCATTTCGAAAAAAATGTGATGTTACAAACACTGGACAATTTATGGAAAGAACATTTAGCGGCTATGGATTACTTACGTCAAGGTATTCATCTACGTGGTTATGCCCAAAAAGACCCTAAACAAGAGTATAAACGTGAATCATTTAATATGTTTGCCGACATGTTAGAAGCTTTAAAATATGAAGTAATAGGGATTCTTAGCCGTGTAATTATACGTTCACAAGAAGAAGTTGAAGAAGCTGAAAGACAACGTTTAGCAGAGATGGAAAAATTGTCAGCTAAGCAACATGCTAGCCACGAATCTATCACTAATATTGATGATGATAATGACAGTGAAAACAGATCTGGACAACCAATTGTACGTTCAGAAACAAAAGTTGGACGTAATGATCCTTGTCCTTGTGGTTCAGGGAAAAAATATAAACATTGCCATGGAGCTGTTCAATAA
- the folA gene encoding type 3 dihydrofolate reductase, with product MIVSIIVAMANNRIIGMNNQMPWHLPADLAWFKKNTLNKPVIMGRKTFESIGKPLPNRHNIVISRQVKVESESDRISNLSWVTTIDEAISLAKRLNCDEAFIIGGGNIYQQVLPFIDKLYLTHIDANLKGDTYFPYYAPETWQQVFQEHHQADDKNPYNYYFEVLERNSTF from the coding sequence ATGATAGTTAGTATTATCGTCGCGATGGCAAATAATCGTATTATTGGCATGAATAATCAAATGCCTTGGCATTTGCCAGCCGATTTAGCATGGTTCAAAAAGAATACCCTTAATAAACCTGTCATTATGGGAAGAAAAACTTTTGAATCTATAGGAAAACCTTTGCCTAATCGACATAATATCGTTATATCAAGGCAAGTAAAAGTAGAGTCTGAATCAGATCGAATTTCAAATCTCAGCTGGGTAACAACTATTGATGAAGCCATTTCTCTTGCCAAAAGGCTTAATTGCGATGAAGCGTTTATTATCGGTGGTGGTAATATTTATCAACAAGTTTTGCCATTTATTGACAAGCTTTATTTAACCCATATCGATGCGAATTTAAAAGGTGATACTTATTTTCCTTATTACGCACCAGAAACATGGCAACAAGTTTTTCAAGAACATCATCAAGCAGATGATAAGAATCCATACAATTATTACTTTGAAGTGTTAGAACGTAACTCAACTTTTTAA
- a CDS encoding multicopper oxidase family protein: MKRRHFLLNITAAVGGLVATKTIAKMDHSTMSGMTCELNSDDCKMGDNMHEHMNMNMNMNMNHNEKPQKLLPTSSLTQNQPLPSLISLKNESNQSGVFEATLHLKPVKIALTPDITTEFWAYNGMIPGPKIEVNEGEHVKITVKNDLPQATTVHWHGLLIPSNQDGNPQDAIPAGKSRVYEFDVPKGNAGTFWYHPHGHETVAEQVYRGLAGTFIVRSKDDPLNSLPEQHWFFSDLKLTEKGEIADNTMVDWMNGREGQFVLINGSYRPKIKVDSATRVRIWNACSGRYLNLSIPDCDVFLVGTDGGLLSEPVPLNKPLLLSPAERAEIVILPKKTGTVYLQSIGYDRGKMGNVPPEQDMLLAELDLTQSNSITLPSTLRTLPKLGQATAHKKLEYTEVMDMKEPRGGMLFLINGKRHDMNRIDLESKIHEVEEWTIHNNSHMDHNFHIHGAQFMVVSHEFNGTKTPPPYVALKDTVNLRPHETITIKIQQNMPGLRMYHCHIIEHETLGMMGQLMVK; encoded by the coding sequence ATGAAACGTCGACATTTTTTACTGAATATTACGGCTGCTGTAGGTGGATTAGTTGCAACCAAAACCATTGCTAAAATGGATCATTCAACTATGTCTGGTATGACCTGCGAACTCAATTCAGATGATTGTAAAATGGGGGATAATATGCACGAACATATGAATATGAACATGAATATGAATATGAACCACAATGAAAAACCACAAAAACTTTTACCTACTTCATCACTGACACAGAACCAACCTTTACCTAGTTTGATCAGTTTAAAAAATGAGAGTAATCAATCAGGAGTATTTGAAGCAACTTTACATCTTAAACCCGTGAAAATTGCCTTAACCCCTGATATAACGACTGAATTTTGGGCTTATAACGGCATGATTCCCGGGCCAAAAATTGAAGTTAACGAGGGAGAACATGTTAAAATCACAGTAAAAAATGATTTACCACAAGCCACGACCGTGCATTGGCATGGTTTACTTATTCCATCGAATCAAGACGGTAACCCTCAAGATGCCATTCCAGCAGGAAAAAGCCGTGTTTATGAATTTGATGTTCCTAAAGGAAACGCAGGCACATTTTGGTATCATCCTCATGGACATGAAACAGTAGCTGAACAAGTTTATCGAGGCTTAGCTGGAACATTCATCGTTCGAAGTAAAGATGATCCTTTAAATTCTCTTCCTGAACAACACTGGTTCTTTTCAGATTTAAAATTAACGGAGAAAGGTGAAATAGCCGATAACACCATGGTTGATTGGATGAACGGTCGTGAAGGTCAATTTGTATTAATTAATGGGAGTTATCGACCTAAAATTAAGGTTGATTCAGCAACACGTGTTAGAATCTGGAATGCTTGTTCAGGTAGATACCTTAACTTATCTATTCCTGATTGTGATGTTTTTTTAGTGGGGACTGACGGTGGATTATTGTCTGAACCTGTACCACTAAATAAACCATTACTATTATCACCTGCTGAACGGGCAGAAATTGTTATTCTTCCTAAAAAAACGGGTACGGTTTATTTACAATCTATCGGTTACGATCGAGGCAAAATGGGCAATGTACCGCCTGAACAAGATATGTTACTTGCAGAGTTAGATTTAACGCAGTCAAACTCAATCACCTTGCCATCAACACTTCGTACCTTACCAAAACTCGGACAAGCCACCGCACACAAAAAATTGGAATATACCGAAGTGATGGACATGAAAGAGCCGCGTGGCGGAATGTTATTTTTAATCAACGGTAAACGCCATGATATGAATCGTATCGATCTTGAAAGCAAAATTCATGAGGTTGAAGAGTGGACTATTCATAATAACTCTCATATGGATCATAACTTTCACATTCATGGTGCACAATTTATGGTCGTTTCACATGAATTTAATGGTACAAAAACACCACCTCCATACGTGGCATTAAAAGATACAGTGAATCTTCGACCCCATGAAACAATCACGATAAAGATTCAACAAAATATGCCCGGATTACGCATGTATCATTGTCATATCATTGAACATGAAACACTGGGTATGATGGGGCAATTGATGGTGAAATAG
- the relA gene encoding GTP diphosphokinase → MVSIRGAHQHSEEHYSLAQFDVEQWAKQELQLTNAENYQTFKHVWDFCFESSAGASEQVACFQNAVEMVEILSTLNMDINSLCAALLLPFLDTKVIRREDIPEDFDREMTHILSSIIRMKEIRQLRAIRNGSATSEQIDSIRRMLLAMVNDFRSVVIKIAERITYLRNLLHAPIEEQVLAAKECFNIYAPLANRLGIGQLKWELEDFCFRYLYSDEYRFIAKKLHEKRLDRESYINNFVKHLQELMNKDHIRAEVYGRPKHIYSIWRKMERKHLEFEDLFDIRAVRIICDRIEDCYNALGIVHSHYKHIAKEFDDYVANPKPNGYQSIHTVVYGPQNKIIEIQIRTEKMHNDAELGIAAHWKYKEGSTDKMTAYDQRITWLRKLLTWQQEMSESGEIQEAVRSQIFDDRVYVFTPKGDVVDLPTGSTPLDFAYHIHSDVGHRCIGAKVGGRIVPFTYNLKMGDQVEIITQKQPNPSRDWLNPNTGFVNSSRARAKIQAWFKKQDRHKNIAAGQQILENELEPLNINLKSVEKMLIDKYNAHSFDEVLAGIGSGDVRINQLVNFVNAQINKPTAEEEDEAALKQIVQKSNSQTKNTNKIGNKKGSEIIIEGVGNLMCTIANCCRPIPGDPIVGFVTQGRGISIHRADCEQLQDLKNHAPERITSAVWSNETNSSYTMVIQIIANDRSGLLRDITTILANEKVNVLGLISRSDMKQQLANIDVDMEIFDQDSLNRILNKIKQLPDVIEARRHQG, encoded by the coding sequence ATGGTATCAATTAGGGGTGCACATCAACACAGTGAAGAGCACTATTCTCTTGCTCAGTTTGATGTTGAACAATGGGCAAAACAGGAATTACAACTGACTAACGCTGAAAATTATCAGACGTTCAAACATGTTTGGGATTTTTGTTTTGAAAGTAGCGCGGGAGCTTCAGAACAAGTCGCTTGTTTTCAAAATGCCGTTGAAATGGTTGAGATATTATCCACCCTGAATATGGATATAAATAGTCTGTGTGCAGCTTTATTACTTCCTTTTCTTGATACTAAGGTTATTCGTCGAGAAGATATACCAGAAGATTTTGATCGTGAAATGACTCATATCCTTTCTAGTATCATTCGAATGAAAGAAATTCGACAACTTAGAGCAATTCGTAATGGTAGTGCCACTTCAGAACAAATTGACAGCATACGTCGCATGTTATTGGCGATGGTCAATGATTTTAGAAGTGTGGTAATAAAAATTGCAGAACGTATTACCTATTTACGCAATTTATTACATGCGCCCATTGAAGAGCAAGTGCTTGCAGCTAAAGAGTGTTTTAACATTTATGCACCGCTTGCCAACCGTTTAGGTATTGGTCAATTAAAATGGGAACTTGAAGATTTTTGTTTTCGTTATTTATATTCTGATGAATATCGCTTTATCGCCAAAAAACTACATGAAAAGCGACTTGATCGTGAATCTTATATCAATAATTTTGTCAAACATTTGCAAGAATTAATGAACAAAGATCATATTCGTGCAGAAGTATATGGACGCCCGAAACATATTTATAGTATCTGGCGAAAAATGGAACGAAAACACTTAGAGTTTGAAGATCTTTTTGATATTCGAGCGGTAAGAATTATTTGTGATCGAATTGAAGATTGTTATAACGCATTAGGTATTGTGCATAGTCATTATAAACATATTGCTAAGGAATTTGATGATTACGTTGCAAACCCCAAACCCAATGGTTACCAATCTATTCATACGGTGGTTTATGGACCACAAAATAAAATCATCGAAATCCAAATTCGTACCGAAAAAATGCATAATGATGCGGAATTAGGCATTGCGGCACATTGGAAATATAAAGAAGGCAGTACTGACAAAATGACTGCCTATGATCAACGAATTACTTGGTTACGTAAATTATTAACTTGGCAACAAGAGATGTCAGAAAGCGGTGAGATTCAAGAAGCCGTACGTAGTCAGATTTTTGATGATAGAGTTTATGTCTTTACGCCAAAAGGTGATGTGGTTGATCTTCCAACAGGCTCAACACCGCTTGATTTTGCTTATCACATTCACAGTGATGTTGGTCACCGTTGTATTGGTGCAAAAGTGGGAGGACGAATCGTACCATTTACTTATAACTTAAAAATGGGCGATCAAGTTGAAATTATTACCCAAAAACAACCCAATCCCAGCCGAGATTGGTTGAATCCAAATACCGGATTTGTAAATAGTAGTCGGGCAAGAGCTAAAATTCAGGCGTGGTTTAAAAAACAAGATCGACATAAAAATATTGCTGCAGGTCAACAAATTTTAGAAAACGAGCTTGAGCCTTTAAATATTAACTTAAAAAGCGTTGAAAAAATGCTAATTGATAAATATAACGCCCATTCCTTTGATGAGGTTCTTGCTGGTATTGGTAGCGGGGATGTGAGAATTAATCAATTGGTCAATTTTGTCAATGCCCAAATTAATAAACCAACCGCTGAAGAAGAAGACGAAGCAGCGTTAAAACAAATTGTCCAAAAATCCAATTCACAAACCAAAAATACCAACAAAATCGGGAATAAAAAAGGAAGTGAAATTATCATTGAAGGTGTCGGTAATTTGATGTGCACCATTGCAAATTGCTGTCGCCCTATTCCTGGTGATCCAATTGTCGGATTTGTGACTCAAGGGCGAGGTATTTCCATTCATCGAGCTGACTGTGAACAGTTACAAGATTTAAAAAATCACGCCCCTGAACGTATTACCAGTGCGGTTTGGAGTAATGAAACCAACTCAAGTTATACAATGGTGATACAGATCATCGCTAACGATCGTAGTGGCTTATTGCGGGATATCACAACAATTTTAGCTAACGAAAAAGTCAATGTTCTTGGATTGATAAGTCGAAGTGATATGAAGCAACAATTGGCTAATATTGACGTCGACATGGAAATCTTTGATCAAGACTCGTTAAATCGTATACTGAATAAAATTAAACAACTACCTGATGTGATTGAAGCAAGACGCCATCAAGGGTAA
- a CDS encoding multidrug efflux SMR transporter, which produces MRKFYLVGFVFLLFFDTFGQMCFKFTTLSAMPFEFNIDWLIRIFSHYWAYLVMVGYTGAFITWMVLLKKAPVGPAFAASHLQLVTVMLVSVLVFDEKITLSHLLGAISIIIGIVFLALAEQRLHNKS; this is translated from the coding sequence ATGAGAAAATTTTATTTGGTTGGTTTTGTATTTCTATTATTTTTTGATACTTTCGGTCAGATGTGTTTTAAATTTACCACCTTGTCAGCAATGCCTTTCGAGTTTAATATTGATTGGTTAATTCGTATCTTCAGTCACTATTGGGCTTATTTAGTGATGGTTGGGTATACTGGTGCTTTTATTACTTGGATGGTGTTATTAAAGAAAGCGCCAGTTGGTCCTGCTTTTGCCGCTTCACATTTGCAGTTGGTCACTGTGATGCTCGTATCAGTATTGGTTTTTGATGAAAAAATTACTTTGTCGCACTTATTGGGTGCAATCAGTATTATTATTGGCATTGTTTTTTTAGCTCTGGCTGAGCAAAGACTACATAATAAATCCTAG